The sequence below is a genomic window from Alosa alosa isolate M-15738 ecotype Scorff River chromosome 5, AALO_Geno_1.1, whole genome shotgun sequence.
gctggggtcaCCCCCTCACCCAGGGCCTGGTTACTGGGCGGCCCATCACTAGAGGAGGATGTGTGGCAGTCCACAGCACCATTGCTTGCAGTACAGCCGGGCTGGGTGTGTGAGGTAAGTGAACTGTTGGGTAACATGGGCGTCTGTGGTTGTTTGGGAGTCTGAGGGATGAGCCTGGAGGCCTGCGGGCCCAGGGTGGTGGCTCCTTCTTTGCTCCCGCAGACGCCCGGCCGCCCTCCTCTCCGGAGGACCATCTGATCGATGCGGCATTTCAAAAGTGGGCATGGCAGGGGCTTGGAGTCTGAGGTGAAGGGCACGCCGGTGAAGGGGTCACTGGGCGAGCGTCCCCAGGTGGCCTCGCGGCGCTGGTACTCCTCCAGGGAGCTGAGGTCCACCACCGCCCCACTGGGCAGCACCATGGGCAGAACCATCAGCTCCTGGGTCAGGGGGTCCAGGAACTCCTCAGGGACGGCTTCATCTGGGTCCGAGTAGGTGGCGGGCTCTGAGGTGTTGGTGGAGGCAGGGGCAGGTGGTCTGGGAGGCGTTAGGGGCTTTGCGGGGGCTAGGGAGTGGCGATAGGCCCTCTGGAACTCCTCCAGGGCATCAGGGGGACTAGAACGGGCTGGGAGCCCCCACACGGACAGCGCTTTGAATCCGAGCTGCGAGCCGGCGCTGCTGAACGGAATGGTCAGGCGCAGCCGGGCGACACTGCCCAGGGACTGCGGCCCCCGGCTCCAGAGGTCAGACTGCGTGGCCTCGCCAGAGGGTGGCGGGGGAAGATGAGGGAAGGGGGCGCGAGAGCGAAGCCGGGCCGGGGCACGGAAGCACACCAGCACCCCGTCCCTCACGTCACACCGGCCCACCTGGAGAAAGTGCCCCTGGGTGGCGTCAGCGTTGGCATCCGAGCTGCTGTGGACCTCCAGCCTGCGGGAGGCGCCATTCTGGTCCATCCCACACGGCCACAGCTCCACATCCACGccacacacctccacctgcCAGCGGAAACCAAGCGTCACCTGTACAGGCGGCCGCAGGAAGTACTCCAATTTGAAGCCACGCCGTCGGAGGGCAGGGTCCTCGGACACAAGGTTGGAGATGTCAAAGCCATCAGCACACAGCTGCAGAACaatgggaagagagggaggggagaacagACATGCAGTAGAGGAGTGACAGAGAGATCAGAGTGGAGAAAGGAAGGACAGTTAAGTGAACTGAACCAAAGATGAAAAGACCTCAGAGAATGCAGGGTTGGAATAGACTACAGTGTTTCGCAGAGAACTAAATTCCacttgtggtggttggtttgcagaattaacttgaatgcaacagtttttaacaaattagcacagcgtggttatgatgctaaccagatttaagcacaatttagtacaacctggaaaatcattgtgtggtggtcaatgttgatattggggtgggccgccacaaataagtcaatgtatgggaaacactggactaACACTCACATGCAGATACAGTTGCTACACTGTAAAGGAACACCACAAGgcatatacatacatgtacacacctTCCTGGCCTTGGTCAGAACAGAACATAAGTTATGCACTGCATTGTAGGGCTGGGTTTAGAAGTTGAATTGGGATTAGTTTTTTGTTTTCTCAAATATAAAACACCTTCTTTGGACAGTTAATTTGTAGAGAAAGGTTAACCATCATATTTTCAACTCATAAGGTCTCAATATTAACTCAGGGGGAAAAAACTCTAAACACTATGTTACTTTTGAAACCATTTTTGACAAAAGCCTTCATTTCTATAGTCTAAATATATCCATTCATATATGTAATCTATATGCATTAAATACAGAGATTCTACTTATCCCTCTGCAAAATGTATACTGAACCTAATTACAACTACAAGTTTGAATTAAAAAGTGAcaattttatttcatgtgaaataTATGTACCTTATTGCACTGAACAGTGGTCTGAAAAGGTGGCTGACAAAGGTTGACCACCATTATCCTCTCAAGGCCTGACAACAAGGGCAACAACAAAACTGGAGTTAGCCAGAGTAGAGGTAGAAGAGGAAAATGAGTTAGATTAACAAGCTTTTAGTTGGAAAAACACAAATGTTTGTGATCTTTACTATGATGGAATGACACTAATGTGGGATGGGGGACATGtttctgtagcctacattttaaacTTGTCCGTTTCAGATTCCTCTATCCTAGAAACACCTCAAATATCAAAATGTGCACGAGCATCGGAATAAAATGTTCATCAGAAATTGATCATTATATCAAGTATTTTAAAGTAATGTGTTTAACAGCACACTAAGCAAACCAAAGCACAGCACTTTAACCTAACGGATGCATGGTTAAACAGGGCGAGAACGTGAAATGCAGTGCACGCAAAACAATGCAGATTACTGTTATTTTATTCAAGCTCGCTCGTTTGTATCATTTTATCATCATCTACTTCATCATATGGAGCATTTAAGTACTTCGACGTTGAACTTGGGCTGTAGCTTAACCTTAGCTTGCCTAACTGTCCAGCATCTCAGCCTCCCTCACTGACAATGAAGAACTCAATATTTCGAGGTTACATGGATGAAAAGTTGCCTTACTCGTCATAAACTATAGTTTGTTCAATGACATTACAGACGGCCATCTTCAATTGTCAGTTTATTACCAATCAACTCAAGTGCTAATGCAGGAGACTCAGCATGTGAGCGATTTTCTGTAAGCTAAGGCCGTTTCTCGTTAGTTGAGAAAGATGATGACGACAATAATATAATCGCATTTAAACACTTTTCATAATAAGCTTACAGAAGCGCCACTACTCCACACTGACTTACATTTGCCTCCTCAAAAAGTTGTAGCACAGCAGCTTGATCTTCCTGTAGCATCCTACCTCTGCAGTACAAAGCAAACGCAATCTAGTGCCGTACAGGGATTTACTGCCACCAAGAGCCTTGGCTATGTACTGCAGCAGTAATTCCACACTAACGAGTTCGCCAGTAGGAGTGATGGTTTACAATTGCAGTGAAGTTTAATAGAAGTCTAATAGAGGACGTAATACATTACACAGAAACT
It includes:
- the ubox5 gene encoding RING finger protein 37, translated to MVVNLCQPPFQTTVQCNKLCADGFDISNLVSEDPALRRRGFKLEYFLRPPVQVTLGFRWQVEVCGVDVELWPCGMDQNGASRRLEVHSSSDANADATQGHFLQVGRCDVRDGVLVCFRAPARLRSRAPFPHLPPPPSGEATQSDLWSRGPQSLGSVARLRLTIPFSSAGSQLGFKALSVWGLPARSSPPDALEEFQRAYRHSLAPAKPLTPPRPPAPASTNTSEPATYSDPDEAVPEEFLDPLTQELMVLPMVLPSGAVVDLSSLEEYQRREATWGRSPSDPFTGVPFTSDSKPLPCPLLKCRIDQMVLRRGGRPGVCGSKEGATTLGPQASRLIPQTPKQPQTPMLPNSSLTSHTQPGCTASNGAVDCHTSSSSDGPPSNQALGEGVTPAAAGRWERSVLRRKRGLDASNPDMDRLRDCAVASKSASKKAENSLQPCKKTRAEQQTHSTGSHEERLSASLDAALSCALQGLPSYTSKKNPQGHTPAPHTGEDQCALCSVSLTRYPTSPAAYALPCRHLLCRPCLTRKAPPNTGGPQIVCPTCGSVAAASAVTRVHH